GCAGCAGCTACTTTAGGAGCTATTCTAAGATCAAAAGCCTCTGGTATAACATATTCTGGTAAAAGCTTATCTTTATCTACCAAATCTGCTATGGCATAAGCTGCAGCTATTTTCATTTCATCATTTATCTGTGAAGCATAAACATCCAGTGCCCCTCTGAATATGCCTGGAAAAGCCAGTACATTATTAACCTGATTTGGGAAATCTGATCTTCCAGTACACACAATTTTAGCTCCTGCTCTTAAAGCAGCCTCTGGCAATATTTCAGGATTGGGATTTGCCATTGCCATTACTATTGGATCTACATTCATGGACTTCACCATTTCCTCAGTAACACAATTAGCTTTAGATACTCCTAAAAATACATCTGCCCCTTTTAATGCCTCTTTTAAATCTCCCTTTACAATGGATTTATTGGTTATATCTGCAAGTTCTTCTTTATATTCATTCATTCCTGAAGTTCTTCCTTTGTATATTGTACCCTTGCTGTCACAAATTACTACATCCTTTACTCCCATTTTCAAAAGAAGCTTTGTAATAGCAGTGCCTGCTGCACCTGCTCCATTTATCACTACCTTTATACTGGAAAATTCCTTATTCACAATTTTTAGTGCATTTATAATACAGGCAGAAGAAACTACTGCAGTGCCATGCTGGTCATCATGAAATATGGGAATATTACTTATTTTCTTTAATTCATCCTCTATCTCAAAGCATTCCGGTGCTTTTATGTCTTCTAAGTTTATTCCTCCAAAGGTTGGCTCCATCAACTTTACAGCCTCTACAATTTTATGTACATTTTTTGTATCCAGACATATAGGAAAAGCATCAACTCCGGCAAAGGCCTTAAATAATACACATTTTCCTTCCATAACAGGCATTCCCGCCCCAGCTCCTATATCTCCAAGGCCAAGTACCGCTGTTCCATTTGTAACTACCGCTACCCAATTCCCTTTGGAAGTATATTCATATATTTTACTTTCATCTTTTTTAATTTCCAGACAAGGCTCTGCTACTCCTGGAGTATATGCAAGAGTCAAATCCTCTTTATTTTTTACAGGTACTTTACATTTTAATGCAATTTTGCCTTGATTTTCACTATGAAATTTTAAGGCTCTTTCCCTTAAATCACTCATATATAAATTGTCCTCCTAAAATTTATTTTACTCTGGCATCTAAATAACTAAGATGCTCTTTTACTACAAAATTTAGTATATCACTATTTT
This genomic interval from Clostridium kluyveri contains the following:
- a CDS encoding NAD(P)-dependent malic enzyme yields the protein MSDLRERALKFHSENQGKIALKCKVPVKNKEDLTLAYTPGVAEPCLEIKKDESKIYEYTSKGNWVAVVTNGTAVLGLGDIGAGAGMPVMEGKCVLFKAFAGVDAFPICLDTKNVHKIVEAVKLMEPTFGGINLEDIKAPECFEIEDELKKISNIPIFHDDQHGTAVVSSACIINALKIVNKEFSSIKVVINGAGAAGTAITKLLLKMGVKDVVICDSKGTIYKGRTSGMNEYKEELADITNKSIVKGDLKEALKGADVFLGVSKANCVTEEMVKSMNVDPIVMAMANPNPEILPEAALRAGAKIVCTGRSDFPNQVNNVLAFPGIFRGALDVYASQINDEMKIAAAYAIADLVDKDKLLPEYVIPEAFDLRIAPKVAAAVAKAAIDTKVARNTDVTPEQVEQHTRNILGI